AGTGCCTCGCCGTTCACGCCGCTCAAGAACGAACAGCGGAAACGGCTGGTGCTTGGCGCGGCGGGCAGTCTTGCGTGCGTCTACGCGTATGCCAATCTGCTCGGGTGCGATAGCAGCCGGTTGGTGTTTGACGGAGGAGGTCTGGTCGCTACGCCCGATGGGCTCGTTGCCGAAGGGCCGGTGCTTTCAAAAGACTACTGGACCCTCGCCGCGGGCGTGGTCAATTTGGACGATGTAGGGCGTGTCCGAGCTGAGAATTCGACCTGGCGGCACAACGCCGAAGAATCTCAGCACTCTTGTGGTCCGTTGTTCGTCGACATCTCTCAGGGCGCCTACACGCAGGCGGATGTCAGGGAGTATGCGGCGCAACTGCCTGGGAATCTGTTCCTGGCGAGCGGCTCTGAAATGAGCGTAGGCGCCGATGCTTTTCTGGATCAATTGTTTGATGCGCTCGTGCTCGGGCTGCGGGACTACTTCGAGAAGGTGGGCGCGTTCGACACGTTTCTGGTGGCGCTTTCGGGCGGCAGGGACAGTGCTCTCTGCCTGCTGCTTGCCGTGAATGCCGCGAAAGCGCTGCGGGCGGGCGGGGCCGCGGGAGAATATGCCCGCCGCGTGCGAGCGGCGTATCTCCCCAACAAAGAATTCAGCAGCGACGCCACGCAGTCGGCGGCGCGCGCTCTGGCCGAAGAGCTCGGCGTGCCGTTTACGGTATCGGACATCAGTGACGAAGCCCGGATTGCCTTCAAGAAGGCGGTTGAATTAGCGGGCGGTGCAGACAAGGTTACGCCGCTGGCAAGACAGAACCTCCAGGCCCGCATTCGCGGAAGCATGATGCTCAATTGGGCTAACAATGAGCGGGGCTTGTTGCTGGTAACCTCGAACTTGAGCGAGGCCGCCGTCGGATACACCACCACCGGGGGGGACAATCAGGGAGGGTACTCGCCCATAGCGAATGTCCCCAAAACCATTGTTTCCGCGCTCCTCGAACGAATTGCCGCGCGCGACAAGATAGCCGCTCTCGGGCAGGTGCTCGCAATACCGCCAAGTGCTGAGTTGGCCCCCAATCAAACCGACGAAGACGACCTTATGCCCTACGTGGTTCTGGATGATTTGCTGTTTCTGTTCGCGCGGCGGCGGATGAGCCTGCCCGATTGCTGGCGCATCCTCGTGTCCCGGCATCAGGACCACGATGCCGAGCAGCTCCGGACGTGGACCGCCCGCTTCGGAAAACTGTTCGTTCAAAGTCAATGGAAACGCGAGCAGTTGCCGGTCACGCTGAAAGTGTTGGACCTTGACCTGGACCCCAAAACGGGGTTCCGGTTCCCGGTGACCCAGAGCATCGAGGCCGAACTGGAAGAGTTGGCGGCCGCCAGACTCTAAACGTCCCGCTGTTCCAATTCGCGGCGCAGCGCGTCGAGGTTCTCGCGCGTGGCAGCGTCGAGATGGTCTTCCATGCGGGTGGCGCGTCCCGGTTTGTGTTGTGCCCTGTGAAGGCTGTCGCGGGCCTGTTGAAGGCTTTCCTCGATGGCGCGCAGGAAATGGTCGGGATGCATGGTGATAGCGCCGAGACCGGCGCACAGGTCGCGGATGCCGCGGTCGCTGGTTACCACGACTATCGAGGAACGGTCCCCGGCCTCGTAGACTTCACGCTCGATCAGCGCATCGGCGGTTTGTCGAGCGGGAGAGTAGATAACCTCGAGGCGGGGTCCCGAGAGAAAGGGCGAGACGAGGTCAGGGCGGCGTCCGCGTCCGTCAAAGATGATCTTGGCGGCCTTCCCGGCGTCGGTGCAGAATCGGGCCACGCGGTCGATGAGCGTTTCACGCGCGGCCTCAAAATCGCTTTTCGCCAATGCTTTCAGGCGGCGGCAGTGGTGAACGACGTTATACCCATCTATGTAGTAGAGGCTGGTCATCTCAGGCGCGGCGCATCCCTTTTGGCGATGCCGTCAGTTCACATAGACGCGATGGACTCTCGGCCCGATGCAGGACAGGATGTCCTGTCCAACGGTTCTGGCGCGTGCTGCAAGTTCGGCGACGGTGACAGTTTCGGCGCCGTCCGAACCGATAAGCACTGCCGTATCCCCGACGGTGACGCCGGGCACCTCGGTTACATCAACGACGATTTGGTCCATGGAAACGCGCCCGCGCACGGGGCAGCGGCGTCCGCGTATGAGCACATCGCCGTTGTT
The window above is part of the Candidatus Hydrogenedentota bacterium genome. Proteins encoded here:
- the nadE gene encoding NAD(+) synthase, with the protein product MRLVKIGVASVSVKVGDFTGNAARLREVIQAARAQRVHLLVTPELALSGYSLEDRVFWPDIARRSWQTLEDLAADAKGIAFFAGLPVCMGAMMYNGAALVHDGAVRGVILKKYLPTYSIFYEGRNWTAWRQGVTEIHGVPAGDLVFKLPFGCVSAEICEDLWSSNQPAGERVRAGAEIICNGSASPFTPLKNEQRKRLVLGAAGSLACVYAYANLLGCDSSRLVFDGGGLVATPDGLVAEGPVLSKDYWTLAAGVVNLDDVGRVRAENSTWRHNAEESQHSCGPLFVDISQGAYTQADVREYAAQLPGNLFLASGSEMSVGADAFLDQLFDALVLGLRDYFEKVGAFDTFLVALSGGRDSALCLLLAVNAAKALRAGGAAGEYARRVRAAYLPNKEFSSDATQSAARALAEELGVPFTVSDISDEARIAFKKAVELAGGADKVTPLARQNLQARIRGSMMLNWANNERGLLLVTSNLSEAAVGYTTTGGDNQGGYSPIANVPKTIVSALLERIAARDKIAALGQVLAIPPSAELAPNQTDEDDLMPYVVLDDLLFLFARRRMSLPDCWRILVSRHQDHDAEQLRTWTARFGKLFVQSQWKREQLPVTLKVLDLDLDPKTGFRFPVTQSIEAELEELAAARL
- a CDS encoding NYN domain-containing protein, translating into MTSLYYIDGYNVVHHCRRLKALAKSDFEAARETLIDRVARFCTDAGKAAKIIFDGRGRRPDLVSPFLSGPRLEVIYSPARQTADALIEREVYEAGDRSSIVVVTSDRGIRDLCAGLGAITMHPDHFLRAIEESLQQARDSLHRAQHKPGRATRMEDHLDAATRENLDALRRELEQRDV